From a single Nitrogeniibacter mangrovi genomic region:
- a CDS encoding putative bifunctional diguanylate cyclase/phosphodiesterase, producing the protein MRALIGLPLRWLRRVSLALIVLAVLGLAAEFVYRSALDVQRDRVYAEFQLAASQHIDTLRKRLDAVLDLQQLLAKHVDVSGTGSAAEFSQITRPVMRVHPFISAIVFAEVDTRASGTRYPVRFALSDGAWPQPGAKLNDEGPLALAAIEQAVKHRTTYATPPLSSPDSDRADGIRLFAAAGDGITAVFLHLSDLAESTLWAGMDPDARDMAFTIVDATDDPTHAAEIYRDTVSDGFETAYAEAVPFANRRWLVIATPMPKHYELAPQPSVKRQRYAGWAITLLATLIVASLQTRNAVIRGHVQRRTAELARSNQMLAETNATLEAEIRQRIASEAALRESTTLQQAILHSADYAILLTDNTGVIRVFNPAAESMLGGRAADVVGKRTPLAFIDDGDLAQMAEESGEHGFEALLATARHREASDPLELDLCRADGRRVPASISVSPLVDATHGHITGYLLIAADITHRKAAESRILHLAHFDPLTDLPNRSLLHTRLEEALDTAATCKQPLAVLFLDLDRFKYVNDSLGHQAGDALLKAVSGRFRHCVREQDTVARMGGDEFIVVLSELEGRDHATEVAGRIIEALNAPFDIKGHRLTVTPSIGIAIYPEDGDKADLLIKHADAAMYHAKEQGRNNYQFYERRFSTSVSARLNLENRLRRALERDEFEVYYQPQVETATGEFVGLEALLRWRDPEHGLVSPDEFVPVAEDSGLIVPIGEWVLRTACRQNQAWRSARLLDVPVAVNLSARQFDEHTLLGTVAAILDETGLPPQRLELELTETLIMRNPELTAELLDAGKRLGILISVDDFGTGYSSLAYLKRFPIDRLKIDRSFIADIETEPDDAAIAQTIIAMAHTLRIDVLAEGVETVAQLRMLRNWQCSAYQGYLCSHPLPTHEMTALLRGLRAAHMLGLPEVGHA; encoded by the coding sequence CGAGTTCGTCTATCGCAGCGCGCTCGACGTCCAGCGCGATCGCGTTTACGCCGAATTCCAGCTGGCCGCCTCGCAGCATATCGACACCCTGCGCAAACGCCTCGACGCGGTCCTCGACCTGCAGCAACTGCTGGCCAAGCACGTGGATGTCTCCGGCACCGGCTCGGCGGCGGAGTTCAGCCAGATCACCCGGCCGGTGATGCGGGTGCACCCGTTCATCTCGGCGATCGTGTTCGCCGAAGTGGACACGCGTGCGTCCGGCACCCGCTATCCGGTGCGCTTCGCGCTGTCGGACGGCGCCTGGCCGCAGCCCGGCGCCAAGCTCAACGACGAGGGCCCGCTGGCACTCGCCGCCATCGAGCAGGCCGTCAAGCACCGCACCACCTATGCGACGCCGCCGCTGAGCTCGCCCGACAGCGACCGCGCCGATGGCATCCGCCTGTTCGCCGCGGCCGGTGACGGCATCACCGCCGTGTTCCTGCACCTGAGCGACCTGGCCGAAAGCACCCTGTGGGCCGGCATGGACCCGGACGCACGCGACATGGCCTTCACCATCGTCGACGCCACCGACGACCCGACCCATGCCGCCGAGATCTATCGCGACACGGTCTCGGACGGCTTCGAGACCGCCTATGCCGAAGCCGTCCCCTTCGCCAACCGCCGCTGGCTGGTCATCGCCACGCCGATGCCCAAGCACTACGAACTGGCCCCGCAGCCGAGCGTCAAGCGCCAGCGCTACGCCGGTTGGGCCATCACCCTGCTGGCGACGCTGATCGTCGCCTCGCTGCAGACCCGCAACGCGGTCATCCGCGGCCATGTGCAGCGGCGCACGGCGGAGCTGGCCCGCTCCAACCAGATGCTGGCCGAGACCAACGCCACCCTGGAGGCGGAGATCCGCCAGCGCATCGCCTCCGAAGCGGCCCTGCGCGAGAGCACGACACTGCAGCAGGCCATCCTGCACAGTGCCGACTACGCCATCCTGCTCACCGACAACACCGGCGTGATCCGGGTCTTCAACCCGGCCGCCGAATCCATGCTCGGCGGCCGTGCCGCCGACGTGGTCGGCAAGCGCACCCCGCTGGCCTTCATCGACGACGGCGATCTGGCGCAGATGGCCGAAGAGAGCGGCGAGCACGGCTTCGAGGCCCTGCTCGCGACCGCCCGTCACCGGGAGGCGTCGGACCCGCTGGAACTCGACCTGTGCCGCGCCGACGGGCGCCGGGTGCCGGCCTCGATCTCGGTCTCGCCGCTGGTGGACGCCACCCACGGCCACATCACCGGCTACCTGCTGATCGCCGCCGACATCACCCACCGCAAGGCCGCCGAGTCACGCATCCTGCATCTGGCCCATTTCGACCCGCTCACCGACCTGCCCAACCGCAGCCTGCTGCACACCCGGCTCGAAGAGGCGCTCGACACCGCCGCCACCTGCAAGCAGCCGCTGGCGGTGCTGTTCCTCGACCTGGACCGCTTCAAGTACGTGAACGACTCGCTCGGCCACCAGGCCGGCGACGCCCTGCTCAAGGCGGTCTCCGGTCGCTTCCGCCACTGCGTGCGCGAGCAGGACACGGTGGCGCGCATGGGCGGCGACGAGTTCATCGTGGTGCTCTCCGAGCTGGAGGGGCGCGACCATGCCACCGAGGTCGCCGGACGCATCATCGAGGCGCTCAACGCGCCCTTCGACATCAAGGGCCACCGGCTCACGGTCACCCCGTCCATCGGCATCGCCATCTACCCCGAGGACGGCGACAAGGCCGACCTGCTCATCAAGCACGCGGACGCGGCCATGTATCACGCCAAGGAGCAGGGGCGGAACAACTATCAGTTCTACGAGCGCCGTTTCTCCACCAGCGTGTCGGCCCGCCTCAACCTCGAGAACCGGCTGCGCCGCGCGCTCGAACGCGACGAATTCGAGGTCTACTACCAGCCCCAGGTCGAGACCGCGACCGGCGAATTCGTCGGCCTCGAGGCCCTGCTGCGCTGGCGCGACCCGGAGCACGGCCTGGTGAGCCCGGACGAATTCGTCCCGGTGGCGGAGGATTCGGGCCTGATCGTACCGATCGGCGAGTGGGTGCTGCGCACCGCCTGCCGCCAGAACCAGGCATGGCGTTCGGCGCGCCTGCTCGACGTGCCGGTGGCGGTCAACCTGTCGGCGCGCCAGTTCGACGAGCACACCCTGCTGGGCACGGTGGCGGCCATTCTCGACGAGACCGGGCTGCCGCCCCAGCGGCTCGAGCTGGAGCTGACCGAGACGCTCATCATGCGCAATCCGGAGCTGACCGCCGAGCTGCTCGACGCCGGCAAGCGCCTGGGCATCCTCATCAGCGTGGACGACTTCGGCACCGGCTACTCGAGCCTGGCCTACCTGAAGCGCTTCCCCATCGACCGGCTCAAGATCGACCGCTCCTTCATCGCCGACATCGAGACCGAGCCGGACGACGCCGCCATCGCCCAGACCATCATCGCCATGGCCCACACCCTGCGCATCGACGTGCTCGCCGAAGGCGTGGAGACGGTGGCGCAGCTGCGCATGCTGCGCAACTGGCAGTGCTCCGCCTACCAGGGCTACCTGTGCAGCCACCCGCTGCCGACCCACGAGATGACCGCCCTGCTGCGCGGCCTGCGCGCCGCCCACATGCTCGGACTGCCGGAAGTCGGGCACGCCTGA